From the genome of Triticum aestivum cultivar Chinese Spring chromosome 3B, IWGSC CS RefSeq v2.1, whole genome shotgun sequence, one region includes:
- the LOC123065959 gene encoding bZIP transcription factor ABI5 homolog: MASEMSNDVKFSEEEVTSHPPVLEGEEQTVVAPAQQYSIFALTLDELQYSVCEAGRNFGSMNMDEFMSNIWNAEEFQAATGGGLVGMEMAPVVGAGGGGGGGDAGGSNLARQESFSLPPPLCEKMVEEVWAEINREPCPVHAQPQAAQPSQQPPVQPSVKANNRQGTLGEMTLEQFLVKAGVVRGSGSGGQAPVPVDMVHGQMNPAQQGQQPGPMMYPMAPANGMFPVMGDGMGFIPNGYAGIVVVRPPPPPQGGVGIVSPGSSDGRSAMTQADMMNCMGDGAMMESGGTRKRGASEDPSCERSIERRHRRMIKNGESAARSRARKQAFTVELEAELNHLKEENARLKAEEKIILLTKKQMLVKKMIEQSKENVNAKKGSTLSRRCGSCIW; this comes from the exons ATGGCGTCGGAGATGAGCAATGACGTGAAGTTCTCTGAGGAAGAAGTCACCTCACACCCGCCCGTTCTCGAAGGTGAGGAGCAGACGGTGGTTGCGCCAGCGCAACAATATTCCATCTTCGCGCTGACGCTGGACGAGCTGCAATACTCGGTGTGCGAGGCGGGGCGCAACTTCGGGTCCATGAACATGGACGAATTCATGAGCAACATATGGAATGCTGAGGAGTTCCAAGCGGCGACCGGCGGTGGCTTGGTGGGCATGGAGATGGCTCCTGTGGTGGGTgctggtggaggcggaggtggcggaGATGCAGGAGGAAGCAACCTAGCCCGACAGGAGTCGTTCTCCTTGCCTCCCCCGCTGTGCGAAAAGATGGTGGAGGAGGTGTGGGCTGAGATCAATAGGGAGCCCTGCCCGGTTCATGCCCAGCCTCAGGCCGCGCAACCCTCACAGCAGCCTCCTGTCCAGCCATCGGTTAAGGCCAACAACCGGCAGGGGACCCTAGGCGAGATGACGCTGGAGCAGTTCCTTGTTAAGGCCGGCGTGGTCCGGGGATCGGGTTCCGGCGGCCAGGCGCCGGTGCCGGTTGACATGGTCCATGGACAGATGAACCCCGCGCAACAGGGGCAACAACCTGGCCCAATGATGTACCCAATGGCACCAGCCAATGGCATGTTCCCGGTGATGGGAGACGGCATGGGGTTCATCCCCAACGGGTACGCAGGGATTGTTGTGGTgcggccaccaccacctcctcaagGTGGGGTGGGTATCGTGAGCCCCGGGTCGTCGGACGGGAGGAGCGCCATGACGCAGGCTGACATGATGAACTGCATGGGCGATGGAGCGATGATGGAGAGTGGCGGCACCCGGAAACGCGGTGCCTCAGAGGATCCGTCTTGCGAGAGAAGCatcgagcgccgccaccgccggatgATCAAGAATGGTGAGTCAGCCGCACGATCGCGTGCTAGGAAGCAG GCTTTTACCGTGGAGCTTGAAGCTGAACTGAACCACCTCAAGGAGGAGAACGCTCGTCTGAAAGCTGAGGAG AAGATAATTCTGCTGACGAAGAAACAAATG ttggtgaagaagatgatagAACAGTCCAAGGAGAACGTGAACGCCAAGAAGGGTAGCACCCTCTCGCGGCGCTGTGGCAGCTGCATCTGGTGA